The nucleotide sequence GCGAAGTCGACTGAAACCGGGGGCCCGGCGACACGGCACGAGGAGTCGTTGCCCATCGCGTTCCAGGCGATGCTGTGACACCACGAGAAGGAATCCAGTCCGCGATGAAACTGCCCATCTACATGGATCACCAGGCGACGACGCCGCTGGATCCCCGCGTGCTCGATGCGATGATGCCATACCTGACCCACGAGTTCGGCAACGCGGCAAGCCGAAACCATAGCTGGGGCTGGCATGCAGAACAGGCGGTCGACCTCGCGCGCCAGCAGCTCGCCGATGTCCTCAACTGCACGCCGGATGAGGTCGTCTTCACCAGCGGCGCGACCGAATCGGACAACATGGCGGTCAAGGGCATCGCCTGGGCGTATCAGGACAAGGGCAACCACATCATCACGACCCAGACGGAGCACAAGGCGATCCTCGACACCTGCAAAGTCCTCGAAAAGCAGGGGTTCCAGGTGACGTACCTGCCCGTAGACCGCTACGGCATGGTGAGCCCGGAGGACGTCCACGACGCGATCACCGATCAGACGATCCTCATCTCGGTCATCTGGGCGAACAACGAGATCGGCACGCTGAATCCCATCGCGGAGATCGGGTCCATCGCCCAAGAGGCGGGCGTCCTGTTCCACACCGACGGCGTTCAGGCGTTCGCCAAGTACGACAGCGACGTGGACAGACTCAACGTCGATCTGATGTCCATCTCGGGTCACAAGATTTATGGACCCAAGGGCGTCGGGGCGCTCTACGTTCGCAAGAAGCGCCCCCGCATCAAGCTGACGCCGCTCATGGACGGCGGCGGGCACGAGAAGAAGATGCGCTCCGGCACGCTGAACGTCCCTGGCATCGTGGGTCTCGGCAAGGCGGCATCGATCTACCTCA is from Candidatus Poribacteria bacterium and encodes:
- a CDS encoding IscS subfamily cysteine desulfurase — translated: MKLPIYMDHQATTPLDPRVLDAMMPYLTHEFGNAASRNHSWGWHAEQAVDLARQQLADVLNCTPDEVVFTSGATESDNMAVKGIAWAYQDKGNHIITTQTEHKAILDTCKVLEKQGFQVTYLPVDRYGMVSPEDVHDAITDQTILISVIWANNEIGTLNPIAEIGSIAQEAGVLFHTDGVQAFAKYDSDVDRLNVDLMSISGHKIYGPKGVGALYVRKKRPRIKLTPLMDGGGHEKKMRSGTLNVPGIVGLGKAASIYLMERDAEHERVGGLRDRLHERITTDLDFVYLNGHPTERLYSNLNLSFEFVEGESLLMGMKNVGLSSGSACTSASLESSYVLVATGIDEGLAHTSIRFGLGRGNTAEEVEFTADHIVATVKRLRELSPLYEMKLQGIDISKIEWAEDAHH